One Bombus pyrosoma isolate SC7728 linkage group LG9, ASM1482585v1, whole genome shotgun sequence genomic window carries:
- the LOC122571187 gene encoding glycogen synthase kinase-3 beta-like isoform X6, translating into MSSRPRTTSFADCTNAPTNPPLGGMRVSSGVMYNADRDGNKVTTVVATPGAGPDRPQEISYTDTKVIGNGSFGVVYLAKLCDTEELVAIKKVLQDKRFKNRELQIMRRLEHCNIVKLKYFFYSSGDKNILNATNPVFHVDKDEVYLNLVLEYIPETVYKVARHYNKSKQTIPINFIKLYMYQLFRSLAYIHSLGICHRDIKPQNLLLDPESGVLKLCDFGSAKHLVKGEPNVSYICSRYYRAPELIFGAIDYTTKIDVWSAGCVVAELLLGQPIFPGDSGVDQLVEIIKVLGTPTRDQIREMNPNYTEFKFPQIKAHPWQKVFRARTPPEAMELVAGLLEYTPSGRITPLEACAHPFFDELREQGTRLPNGRELPPLFNFTEYELRIQPSLNSILKPKYMQTSENPGGQSEPVAGSSGNSSDNNVNTNTLSSSKNTDPGQSNMA; encoded by the exons GCGGTGTGATGTATAATGCAGATAGAGATGGCAACAAAGTCACAACCGTGGTGGCTACACCTGGTGCTGGTCCAGATCGTCCCCAAGAGATCTCCTATACAGACACTAAAGTAATCGGTAACGGCAGCTTCGGCGTTGTATACCTAGCGAAACTATGTGACACGGAAGAACTGGTCGCCATCAAAAAAGTTCTCCAAGACAAACGATTTAAG aacaGGGAGTTACAAATCATGCGGCGTCTCGAGCACTGCAACATTGTAAAACTGAAATACTTCTTCTACTCCAGTGGCGATAAG AACATCTTAAACGCAACTAATCCAGTTTTTCATGTGGAC AAGGACGAGGTTTATCTGAACCTAGTGTTGGAATACATACCTGAAACTGTGTATAAAGTCGCTCGGCATTATAACAAAAGCAAGCAAACCATaccgataaatttcattaag TTGTACATGTACCAACTGTTCCGCTCTCTGGCATACATCCACTCGCTGGGGATCTGTCACAGGGACATCAAGCCACAGAATCTACTCCTGGACCCAGAATCCGGTGTCTTGAAGCTCTGTGATTTTGGCTCTGCTAAACATCTGGTCAAAGGAGAGCCTAATGTGTCTTACATCTGTAGTCGTTATTATCGCGCACCCGAATTAATCTTTGGTGCTATCGATTATACCACGAAGATTG ACGTGTGGAGTGCAGGCTGTGTGGTAGCAGAATTGTTGCTCGGCCAACCGATATTTCCCGGAGATAGTGGCGTGGATCAACTGGTCGAGATCATCAAGGTGCTCGGCACACCTACACGCGACCAGATACGTGAGATGAATCCCAACTATACCGAGTTCAAATTTCCACAGATTAAGGCGCACCCGTGGCAAAAG GTGTTCAGGGCACGCACACCTCCGGAAGCGATGGAGTTGGTCGCTGGACTTTTGGAGTACACGCCATCCGGCCGGATCACACCGTTGGAAGCGTGCGCTCATCCGTTTTTCGACGAACTTCGGGAGCAGGGCACGCGATTACCAAATGGCCGAGAGCTTCCCCCTTTGTTTAACTTTACAGAGTACGAGCTACGAATTCAACCGTCGCTAAACTCGATCCTAAAACCGAAGTACATGCAGACTTCGGAAAATCCTGGAGGCCAGTCGGAACCGGTCGCGGGGAGTAGCGGTAACTCTAGTGATAATAACGTGAACACCAACACGCTGTCCTCTTCAAAGAACACAGACCCCGGCCAGTCGAACATGGCTTAA
- the LOC122571187 gene encoding glycogen synthase kinase-3 beta-like isoform X7 has protein sequence MSSRPRTTSFADCTNAPTNPPLGGMRVSNRDGNKVTTVVATPGAGPDRPQEISYTDTKVIGNGSFGVVYLAKLCDTEELVAIKKVLQDKRFKNRELQIMRRLEHCNIVKLKYFFYSSGDKNILNATNPVFHVDKDEVYLNLVLEYIPETVYKVARHYNKSKQTIPINFIKLYMYQLFRSLAYIHSLGICHRDIKPQNLLLDPESGVLKLCDFGSAKHLVKGEPNVSYICSRYYRAPELIFGAIDYTTKIDVWSAGCVVAELLLGQPIFPGDSGVDQLVEIIKVLGTPTRDQIREMNPNYTEFKFPQIKAHPWQKVFRARTPPEAMELVAGLLEYTPSGRITPLEACAHPFFDELREQGTRLPNGRELPPLFNFTEYELRIQPSLNSILKPKYMQTSENPGGQSEPVAGSSGNSSDNNVNTNTLSSSKNTDPGQSNMA, from the exons ATAGAGATGGCAACAAAGTCACAACCGTGGTGGCTACACCTGGTGCTGGTCCAGATCGTCCCCAAGAGATCTCCTATACAGACACTAAAGTAATCGGTAACGGCAGCTTCGGCGTTGTATACCTAGCGAAACTATGTGACACGGAAGAACTGGTCGCCATCAAAAAAGTTCTCCAAGACAAACGATTTAAG aacaGGGAGTTACAAATCATGCGGCGTCTCGAGCACTGCAACATTGTAAAACTGAAATACTTCTTCTACTCCAGTGGCGATAAG AACATCTTAAACGCAACTAATCCAGTTTTTCATGTGGAC AAGGACGAGGTTTATCTGAACCTAGTGTTGGAATACATACCTGAAACTGTGTATAAAGTCGCTCGGCATTATAACAAAAGCAAGCAAACCATaccgataaatttcattaag TTGTACATGTACCAACTGTTCCGCTCTCTGGCATACATCCACTCGCTGGGGATCTGTCACAGGGACATCAAGCCACAGAATCTACTCCTGGACCCAGAATCCGGTGTCTTGAAGCTCTGTGATTTTGGCTCTGCTAAACATCTGGTCAAAGGAGAGCCTAATGTGTCTTACATCTGTAGTCGTTATTATCGCGCACCCGAATTAATCTTTGGTGCTATCGATTATACCACGAAGATTG ACGTGTGGAGTGCAGGCTGTGTGGTAGCAGAATTGTTGCTCGGCCAACCGATATTTCCCGGAGATAGTGGCGTGGATCAACTGGTCGAGATCATCAAGGTGCTCGGCACACCTACACGCGACCAGATACGTGAGATGAATCCCAACTATACCGAGTTCAAATTTCCACAGATTAAGGCGCACCCGTGGCAAAAG GTGTTCAGGGCACGCACACCTCCGGAAGCGATGGAGTTGGTCGCTGGACTTTTGGAGTACACGCCATCCGGCCGGATCACACCGTTGGAAGCGTGCGCTCATCCGTTTTTCGACGAACTTCGGGAGCAGGGCACGCGATTACCAAATGGCCGAGAGCTTCCCCCTTTGTTTAACTTTACAGAGTACGAGCTACGAATTCAACCGTCGCTAAACTCGATCCTAAAACCGAAGTACATGCAGACTTCGGAAAATCCTGGAGGCCAGTCGGAACCGGTCGCGGGGAGTAGCGGTAACTCTAGTGATAATAACGTGAACACCAACACGCTGTCCTCTTCAAAGAACACAGACCCCGGCCAGTCGAACATGGCTTAA